The region GCTCTGAATGGCTTCATGAAGCGATCACCACCGAATAATTCGCCGGCTGCAAGATATATTCGGGTCGAATTGTCGAATCCCATTGCCCGTAACACAAGACCAACCtataagaaatagcaatgtattttctAATTTATCGGTTAATATTGTAAAACACCCtatatttgggggggggggggggggggggggttccgaTTTTGCCCTTTTAGCAGAGGTTTACAGGTAATTTTTTTCCATAAAAAAagcttcaactttttttttttgggaaatctccgataaagtcctaatattttgggTCGGATTATAGTTTAATCCCAACTTTTATTTTTCGAACAGAAAAGTCgcgattattttatattttgccCAAATTTACAAAACAGTACTTATTTTTTAATAGAAAATGATAGATTATCGATAATCAGGACTTTTCTATTCAAAAAATAAATGTTGGGATTAAACTTTAAACTGacccaaaatattgagactttatcGGAGaattccttttttttcttttgcaaAAAATCCTCACATTAGACTTTCTTTTTCGGAAAAAATAGagaaatataaggtctttttaagaaaaaaaaataaagttgaggTTTAATCCATAAAAAACCTAAAATATAGGGTCTTTTAATAGAAAAATATTTTGTCAACTATTTGTGTAATGGAGCATCCTACTTTTATTTATTTCTATTGAAGTATTGTGCTATTTAACTTTTTTGTTAAAATCTATCAAATAAGGCAATTTCGAGTGATCAGTGATGTAATTGGATGATTTTTTTGAAATACGGTGTACTAATAAGAAACACTATGAAAGTAAACTGGATAGATATTTTGaagtataatgaaaataagaaaaagaGATTGAATATAATATATTGTAATACAAGGAATGAAAGGAAGATGGTATAACAcaatattaaaatagaaaatacTCTTTTTTTCCATTCAGTGTTGTCTGGAAAAATGATGTCAAAAAATATTAGGTAAAATGAAGGCACATTtgggaaaatggaaggaaaaaatTAAAtgagggcaaatttgtaaaaagCTTGAACTTAatggggggggaggggggggatCCTCATTTCTCTAACTTTATCTATGAAGTGTTCTTTCTGCATTAAGTTTTAAGTTATGTCTTTGTCtacattaagtcaaaaagaaacaacacCTAAGATAGTTTAGAAGTTAACTTTTATCTAGAAAAATTTAAAACTATTGAATATATTGTGAGAATATAAAGTAAAGGGTGTACCTCTTCAGGAGTTAGAGGACATTTTCCAATAGCTCTTCTTTCACTATAAACAAGTTTCTTTTCAGCAAAATTTTCCTTACGATATTTCATCAACACTTTTTGTTCATGTGGAGAAAATATATCAAAACATCTGcaaaaaacaaaacacaaaaaaGTTTAGCACACAACAAATATCCATTTAACAAAATAACCACCTTTTAAGTGGTTATTTTGTTCAAAAAGTGGTCAATTTGTTAAATGGGACCCACCCCATTTAGTCATTTTTGTGATTATCTCTAAAAAATGATATGACTAAATGGAAACTTACCCTGCAAATGCAAGCATATCCTTTTCAAACCGAAGATGAATAGACATGAAGTGACCTTGAGAACGAAGTTTAGCAACTATTGATTGACTTAATTGCATGATATGTGGCTTAAATCTAAGGGCATGATAGTTGACTCTGCATCTCAACCGTTGATATTCAGGATTATTGATCTCTTCTGCTAATCGATGAGAAAAGGGTGTAAGATAAATAGCACCATGTTCTTTCATTTTCTCTAAAGCAGTTGTTGTATACCAAGTGATAGAAGCATCTCTAGGGGGTCGAAGCTATGAAAATAGAAAGAAAATCGAGGGTcaggggcaaaatagtcattttagaGAAAAAGGGTAAAAGGCGTTGCTATAAGAATACTGAATATGGAAACACACCTGAAAAGCTTTAATCTTCTTTGTCTTTCCATTCTTTCGAATTTCAGGAATACTTTCAACAATTCGCACATCATAACGCAATGCTCTGATAAAAATATCAACATCATAGAGACCTTGGAATCCACTGTGCCAAAATAAATGTAAACATTCTCTCTTTAGCAAAGTTTTCAATCTAAAATTACATCTATTGTCATTACTATGAATCACAAAATCCCAATAGCATTCCCTTTTGTCCTGAACAAGGTTCAATCTGTTTTGCCACTATtgaagggtattttagacatttgACTAATAGTCAGACAGTTTCATACCTGTCATCATGCCAATAAGAATTCGTATCCAGCTCAGGCAACACAAGGGTGGCATTCATAATTCTTGCAGCAAGTACTGCATTACAAATCTACATAAAGTGATGTGATTTTCACCTAATTAACTCCATAAGAATGTGTCCAAAATAATTTCATATTTAAATTATTAGTAAAGAAAGAATAATGAACATACTGCAGTTCTTTGCTGATTTAAACCACCATTGCAACGAACACGAAGAAACCCATTGGTTTCATTTGGAGGAGCTAAAAAAAATTCAAGATTAGAAATCAAAAGATCATTCAAGGTATCAAGctaaattataatttataacatCTTTAGGCAAGTATTTTAAGGACCTCAAGAGCACATACGAGGCCAATTAGATCTAGGAGTGGATGATGGTTTCCAACCACCAGAATCAGCAGGATTCCATAGTTTCTGCACATTAATCTGCTTTAAAAAAGTTTAACTCAAGTCAAACTACAAAGTTTTTAGCACAAGAAATGGTTGATGAAGTAAACTACAAGAAAATTTTACACCCATATGTGCTTGATAATTAGTTTTACGTAGTCAAATGGGAAAGATGATGCAAACGAAAATTGATAATCGTGACTTTGAACATATCCAAAAACCCATACATAAATCCCCTGAATTCCCCCAGCTAATAATTTGAAAGGAGCTTAGAATTCATGATCACAGTTGAACATTGACAAGCATACGAAGGTTAAAAATAAAAAGGGAGTTGTTAAGTAGTGACCTCAGATGGGGATTCTGGCGATAAGTAATTGGTCTTGCTGGTGGAGATGACGATGAAGTAGATGATTAAAATAACAATCAGAAAAGCCACAATCGTGAATCTGCCGAACAATCCCTTAACTTGTTTCAGCTGGTGTCGATTATAATACGGTCTCTTTAACATCATTCCTTCTCCAGGCCTGAGTAAGATCCACAAACCCACTATCAGAAATCTCACAATCTCGACAAATTGTTATAGAAATCACCGGAAATATTGTTTCATTTCATTACCTCCTCATTTCAGGAGATACCAGGATCGAACTGAGGGAGTCTGAGTGAGTGGAGAAGGATTTGGTGGTGGATCTGATTCTGATTGCGGGTGGCGATAACAACGATGATGTTGATGATCAATGAACGTATACTGGAGTGTaatttaagaaaaccaaggaGAGAATCAAATGGATTCCAGTTTTAAATTGGGGTGTGATTTGTTATTGACGATGACCACATGTCGGTGATCATGAAGAGGGGTTCTCAGGGTTCTAGCATGGTGTGAGTCACCATCTGTTTACCTAAAACTTCAATGATAAATCCGCAATGTGGCAAGTTTGGTGAAAGTATGTCTCAGTAAAGCTTTTTCATTTAGTCCCATGATAATTAGAGAAAATTCGGAAAAATTATTTATAATGCTGTTTAGATGGACACTTTAACTTTTGATATTTCATTATTTGATACTTGATACAATAAGATCGTTATAGTAAAGATCATATCATTCAAAATGAAGTAGCTTTTCAAATCTGTTTGTATTATCTTATTTGTGCGAGATCTCATCATAAGTTGTGGAATAATTTCAACTTCTTAACTATTCTAGTAGAAATAAAATTAAGAGGAGAAAAACATTTTACGTAGAATAAGAAACAAGACCATCATTATCATATACAAGGCACAAGATCACAAACCCAAAGGTAAACTATGGCTCATCATGCTCTTTTTAATTTGTGATGGATAGATGAAATAGTGATATTTTATGAGGTTTCTTGTGATCCATAATGGTTGATTTTCTAGTTGAATTGGAAACTACTATAGGCTTGATTTCAAGGTTGATGGATAAATTTAGGTTATGCATGAGTCTTTTAGCATAGATGAAGAATTTCCTAGGGTTTAAAAGATTAAAAACTTAAATATagaataaaaactaaaaagataaGACTAGATCACATTAAAATCTTAATATCCTAAGATCCTAGTATGGATGTTGTTTCATGATAGGTAATAGTAAGATCGAAATCATTTTGCTTTTGTAGGATGTTAAAATGGTAAGATCTTAACAATTATATAATTTTGAAGGgtgcatttttataaaaatatcacaaaagtatATTATGTTGTAGTTTCAGAATAATCTACAACATAACCTTTAagtcaaaaaaaatattaaattatgaaATATAACTTGTTATGAAAATGTACTGTATATATTGTGAAATACATGACTTTGCATCATTTGAAGTTTAGAAATTTGAATacaagaagaaagaaaaagagcAAGTCACATCAAATAGACATGACAAGTTGTAACCAGACGAAACCTATGGCTAAATAGTGACAATCTTGGAACTTTAATGtctatattattatgatttgatACTTAGTAACCAAATTGACAACAAAATCGACATATTAGCTATACCAATAAtccatatatatgtatgtgtatatatatatatgtatatatatatatattacgttgATATATGGGAACTATAAGGTAACTTCAACAAACCGACCTTAGCTCAGTTGGTAGAGCGGAGGACTGTAGTGGTAACATAGCCATCCTTAGGTCGCTGGTTCGAATCCGGCAGGTCGGAAATTTTTTCTTTCAGTTTTTTCtctttttgtgatttttttttcctTCTGAATTCCTTAAGTTTTGTCATCTTTGATGTCCTTTCTGATTCTTTGAATTTAGTTGTTCTTGAACGTGAAATTAAAAGGAGAGAATCACTGCTGACCCAACTCGATCCATTATCTTCAACACCTTTCTTATTCGTTCTATCTATGGTAAGTGATCTATAATCGATTTCGCAATCTCTCTCACTCTTAACACGTACACACattttcaaaaccctagattgaTCGACGTACActcatttcaaaaccctagattgaTCGAATCTGTATCGTTGAGCTATTCAATTCCCCTCATAGTCATCTAAATAAGTCGAATCTCCAGAAATAAAATAAGAAACTCTTAGGAAACTGTATGTGTATTACTAATATtccttttggtgattaaatgcaTTTCTTTTGTCTTTAGTAATTTTGTGTTATATTATTCAAAACTTTTACCTAACGATGAACTTAATCATCGTTCATAAGCATTTAAGTTGTTCAGGATGAACAATGTGAACAGAAAACGTATTCTATATCCTGAACTACTTCACCAGAAATGAGTAAATGATTGCTAATCATAAGGATCATTAAATGCAGGTGAAACATAACATGATCTATGTTTGTTTCATATCCTGCAACTCTTCCTCTTCCTTTTCATATATCCTCTCTAATGGAGTTTGAATACTTGTTTTTGCTACCATTTTAGGAGATTTGTTGCCAAATTTATGTATCTGATGTGTGTTTGTTGTAATTAACTCATGATATTTTACAGGCAAGCTCATTGAGATTGTATTTGACTTGCATACGAAACACTCTAGAGGCTGCCATGTGTTTGCAGGTATACAATGTTAAACTACATAGTTTTTTACATTATTTGTTGAATTATGGATTTCAAGTCAAAATCTTGGAAGCAATAAATGCTTCTAGTTGAACATTTAGgtcttgtttcttttttacttaagaCTTAATAGGTGCAGAGCTTAATCTGGTAAGCTATATATGGGTGTatcttatatatttaatgcacAATGAATTACTCATTTACTtttttatttaaacatcatttatccagACAACACTGTATCCACACAGTAGTACTTCATGggagaaaaaaaggaaaaaagaaacagGATTCTGTAACTATTAATGCATACTGTTTCTCTAATGTTGTTATATTTTCGTGTTTCAGAATTTCCCTTGTCAAGAAGTTGAAAGACATAACAAACCCGAAGTTGAAATGAAGTATGTAGCTTCAAATaactttttataatttttattttcatatCATTTATTTTATGCATTGAATATAAGATGAAGTATATACTTATTTTTCTCAACCATTTACAGGACAAGCCTGGAGCTTCTGCTCAATCCTGTAAGAACAAAttcttgttttatttttttcatttgattATTTATATCATTATTCTAATGTTGATACTTACATTTCAGGTTGTGATTTGTCGAAATGAGGCTGAAAAATGTTTGATTGAAACATCTATTAATTCACTTCGCATAAGCCTCAAGGTAATCACACTAAATGTTCAATTTACATCATTATAATTTATTTCGGGAAAAATATTATTGGAATGGAATTCAATTCCATGCCTTCTAGTTTTCTGTTTAGTATATAAATATAAGCTTTGGAATCAGGATGTTAATAATGGTAAATGACAAAATTACCCTTCATTGATTTTTAATTTGTGCATAGGTAAAGCAGGCAGATGAGCTTGAAAACATCCTAACCAAAAAATTCCTTAGATTTTTGTCAATGAGAGCAGAAGCTTTTCAAGTATTACGAAGAAAACCTGTACAGGTGtacacacacacttacacacactcACATATCTTTAAATAAAATCTAATTATGACCctctctttatttttatttttcaggGTTATGATATTAGTTTTCTTATCACTAATTACCACTGTGAAGAGATGCAGAAGCATAAGCTTATTGACTTCATTGTGCAATTCATGGAAGTAAGATTTTAATCGGCTCTAATTATCTTTGTTCAAATCATTTTGATATTTCTAAACATGTCTggtttataattattatatggtAAAAAAAATGTGGATTTGCAGGATATTGACAAAGAGATAAGTGAACTAAAACTGTCAATGAACACAAGGGGGAGGTTAGTGGCAACTGAATTTTTGAAGCAATTCATCTGAGGACTGAAGTAGTTCCATTTGTTTGTGTATTTTGATGAAACAATGACACTATTATTCATATGTTTTCTTTTTTCTATATCATATATGTTTTTGTTGTAGTTTGATTTTTGTGGAAAGGGCCCTTATTGAGGGTCATTTTGGgaaatttacaattttttttttttggtaaattttAATCTGGGGTTTGTTTGTCCTACATAAAAAGTGATGgtattggtttattccaagatatTATTAGTAGTTAGATGATTTTGTTCGACTTAATGGACTTAACAGAAACATGACTTAATCCAGTAAGCTATATacatattgatgtttttttttaatgaaaaagagGCATTCCCCGCTGAGTTGTGATGCAATTCTAATTCAAATGTGACACAATATTTCTTGGGTGGGGTGAATTAGTGACATCATGGTGTTATTTTAGACGTTTATGAATTTTCCAGTTTTATTGGATGGAGTTTAGCTGATTAGATGTATAAAAAAATCCATTTTGAATAGTTAATGGGAGGTCAATAAATATGAACTAACTTTTTACATTTCTCCCTTGGGAGATAATGCATTTTTTGGTTGAATAATTCAACCGTTCAATATGAACTAATTTAATTGTTTTTGAGTTTATCTTTAATACAAATAACCCCTCCTTAATCAAGAAGATGGTATTTTATTTTACTCTCTAATTATAGTAAAACtttaaatatttgttatttattacctagttaatttttttaataaatattaaatattaagttATTAGTAACATTATTGGGTGCATCTACAAAATCATATCCAAGATACTATCACTCAGAATAAAGAAAGTCATGGGGAACTGTATTGACGAGGTGCAGTCTGCCTACGTGGAGGGCAGGAACATACTTGACGGGCCACTTGTGGTGAACGAAATTTGCTCATgggcaaaaaagaaaaaaaatactccTATTTAAGGTCGATTTTGACAAGACATTCAACTCAATCAactggggcttccttgataccAATCTTATGCATATGGGTTTTGGAGTTAAAATGAGGTCATGGATAAAAGGATGTCTCGATAGCTCCAAATCCTCAGTGCTAGTCAACGGCAGCCCGACCGATGAATTCCCGATATCCAAAGGTGTCAAACAAGGCGATCCACTCTCCCCTTTTTTGTTCATCGCAGTTATGGAGGGACTAAGCACAACAATGAGGGTTGCGTGCGACACCGGAATATTTCATGGTATTCAGCTGCCAAATGATGGTTCATTAATTTCCCATCTATTATATGTGGATGATGCTTTATTCCTTGGAGAATGGTTGAAGCAAAATATGAAAAACCTTGCCCATATTCTACATTGTTTTCATGCTGCATCGGGACTCAAAGTGAACAATAAATCAAGAGTTTTTGGAGTTGGCTATGCTATACAAGAAATTTCAAACTAGGCCAGAACTTTAGGATCTGAAACTTCCACTCTCCCATTCACATACTTAGGGGTCCCAATCGGCGCAAATATGAACTTGAAAAAAAATTGGGTTCCAGTTCTTGGTAGATtccaatccaaattgtcaaaATGGAAGTCAAAAACCTTATCTTTTGGCGGAAGATTGACACTCATAAAGTCGGTTTTAGGAAACCTTCCATCTTATTACCTTTCCT is a window of Lactuca sativa cultivar Salinas chromosome 1, Lsat_Salinas_v11, whole genome shotgun sequence DNA encoding:
- the LOC111915901 gene encoding O-fucosyltransferase 1, which translates into the protein MRRPGEGMMLKRPYYNRHQLKQVKGLFGRFTIVAFLIVILIIYFIVISTSKTNYLSPESPSEINVQKLWNPADSGGWKPSSTPRSNWPPPPNETNGFLRVRCNGGLNQQRTAICNAVLAARIMNATLVLPELDTNSYWHDDSGFQGLYDVDIFIRALRYDVRIVESIPEIRKNGKTKKIKAFQLRPPRDASITWYTTTALEKMKEHGAIYLTPFSHRLAEEINNPEYQRLRCRVNYHALRFKPHIMQLSQSIVAKLRSQGHFMSIHLRFEKDMLAFAGCFDIFSPHEQKVLMKYRKENFAEKKLVYSERRAIGKCPLTPEEVGLVLRAMGFDNSTRIYLAAGELFGGDRFMKPFRAIFPKLQNHTTLVDTDTDSLNSNDLLTDNTQGLIGSAVDYMVCLLSDIFMPTYDGPSNFANNLLGHRLYYGFRSNIRPDRKNLAPLFIKREEEGEFVGFEAAVRRVMGRTNIGGPHKRVSPESFYTNSWPECFCRAGVVGGEDGCPPENMMEVLEERLMNVSS
- the LOC111915903 gene encoding actin-related protein 2/3 complex subunit 4; this translates as MASSLRLYLTCIRNTLEAAMCLQNFPCQEVERHNKPEVEMKTSLELLLNPVVICRNEAEKCLIETSINSLRISLKVKQADELENILTKKFLRFLSMRAEAFQVLRRKPVQGYDISFLITNYHCEEMQKHKLIDFIVQFMEDIDKEISELKLSMNTRGRLVATEFLKQFI